The genomic stretch CGACCTCGTGACACTGGGCCTCGCCGCCTTCGCGGCGTCATTCCTGGCGGACAGCTGGAAGCGATAGCCTTCCGTCACACCACGTAGATCCGAGGTTCAGCCCTTCGCGAGCAGGGCCTCGAGGCGGTCCCAGGTTTCGATCGCGCCACCGACCATGCCGGTTGCCAGGGCGCCTTCGATGATCTCGGGCGAGCCCATGTGCCCGATGGACGTGACCTTCGTCTTGCCATCGACGTCCTCAAAAGTGAACGTCTCCGGGCCGCCCTGCGGACCGATGCCCTCGACATCGAACATGAAGGTCCACTTGAAGCCCGCGGGCGGGTCGACTTCCACGTACTCCCCGTAGAACGCCACGTCGTCCCGATCCGGTGCATGACTGACGTATCGCCACTTGCCCCCCGGCCGAACGTCCATCTTCGCCACCGTGGTCGTGGTCCGGTGAGGACCCCACCAGCGCGGGACGATCTCCGGGTCGGTGAAGGCCTTCCAGACCTGCTCGCGTCGCGCGTCGAAGGTGCGCTCAAACACGAGGTCGCCGCCCTCCGAGTAGATGGCGGTCGTGTCGGTGCTACCGCGGTCGATTCGGGTCGTGCTCATCGTCGTCTCCATTCCATTGCTCCTGCCTGTCCTGTAACTCGCGGAGATAGGTGTCCAAGCGTTCGAAGCTCTCCTCCCAATGGCGGCGGTATTGACCGACCCAGTCAGCGACGTCGCGGAGGGGCTCCGCCTTCAGCCGACAGGGTCGCCACTGCGCGTGTCGACCCTGTTCGATGAGACCGGCCCGCTGCAGCACCTTCAGGTGCTTCGAGATACCGGGCAGGCTCATGTCGAAGGG from Chloroflexota bacterium encodes the following:
- a CDS encoding metalloregulator ArsR/SmtB family transcription factor codes for the protein MEADPLSTTFAALSDPTRRAILARLALGEATVTELAAPFDMSLPGISKHLKVLQRAGLIEQGRHAQWRPCRLKAEPLRDVADWVGQYRRHWEESFERLDTYLRELQDRQEQWNGDDDEHDPNRPR
- a CDS encoding SRPBCC domain-containing protein: MSTTRIDRGSTDTTAIYSEGGDLVFERTFDARREQVWKAFTDPEIVPRWWGPHRTTTTVAKMDVRPGGKWRYVSHAPDRDDVAFYGEYVEVDPPAGFKWTFMFDVEGIGPQGGPETFTFEDVDGKTKVTSIGHMGSPEIIEGALATGMVGGAIETWDRLEALLAKG